In Candidatus Contubernalis alkalaceticus, the following proteins share a genomic window:
- a CDS encoding dodecin family protein — MRVAKVIELVGESSNGWEDAVKDAVERASTTLDDITGVEVYNLTAGIKDGKLVDYKANIKLAFGLHDPK; from the coding sequence ATGCGAGTAGCAAAAGTTATAGAATTGGTGGGAGAATCTAGTAACGGTTGGGAAGATGCCGTAAAGGACGCAGTAGAAAGGGCGTCCACTACTTTAGATGATATTACTGGAGTAGAAGTTTATAATTTGACGGCAGGTATTAAAGATGGAAAATTGGTGGATTATAAAGCTAACATTAAGTTGGCTTTCGGTTTACACGATCCAAAATAA
- the xerD gene encoding site-specific tyrosine recombinase XerD gives MNDKWFKEYQYFLEVEKGLAKNTLESYGRDLKSFFSFLNSNNCSNPVNVCRNDIVSYLLHLQKKGRAVSTISRNLASIRSFYHFLIEEQVVKQDPSSNLESPRQEKKLPEILSISEVDLLLSQPNQLEVTGIRDKAMLEVIYATGIRVSEMVSLNKTDINIDSGYLRCIGKGNKERIVPLGKVAIKNIFYYLEKSRPKLVKTDGEEAFFVNHHGKRLTRQGFWKIIKKYAQLADIKRKITPHTLRHSFATHLLENGADLRSVQEMLGHADISTTQIYTHITRKRLRGVYEKSHPRA, from the coding sequence ATGAATGATAAGTGGTTTAAAGAATACCAGTATTTTTTAGAAGTGGAAAAGGGATTGGCAAAAAATACATTGGAATCTTATGGTAGAGACTTGAAAAGTTTTTTTTCTTTTTTAAATAGTAATAACTGCAGCAATCCTGTCAACGTATGCAGGAACGACATTGTGTCATATTTACTGCATCTCCAAAAAAAAGGCAGGGCGGTTTCTACCATTTCCAGAAATCTGGCTTCTATCCGTTCTTTTTATCATTTTTTGATTGAAGAGCAGGTGGTAAAACAAGATCCTTCTTCAAACCTGGAGTCACCCCGTCAAGAAAAAAAATTACCGGAAATTTTAAGTATCAGTGAAGTGGACCTGCTTTTGAGCCAGCCCAATCAACTGGAAGTTACAGGTATACGGGATAAGGCTATGTTGGAAGTAATTTATGCTACGGGAATCAGGGTTTCTGAGATGGTATCATTGAATAAGACGGACATAAATATTGATTCTGGCTATCTGAGGTGCATTGGGAAGGGAAATAAAGAAAGAATTGTTCCCCTGGGGAAAGTTGCTATAAAAAATATTTTTTATTATTTGGAAAAGTCCCGGCCAAAACTGGTTAAAACAGATGGTGAAGAGGCTTTTTTTGTGAATCATCACGGTAAGCGGCTGACTCGGCAGGGTTTTTGGAAGATTATTAAAAAATATGCCCAACTGGCAGATATAAAGAGAAAGATTACTCCTCATACCTTAAGACATTCCTTTGCTACTCATCTTTTGGAAAATGGTGCTGATTTACGCTCAGTGCAGGAGATGTTGGGACATGCAGATATTTCTACCACTCAGATTTATACACATATTACCCGCAAAAGGCTGCGAGGGGTGTATGAAAAGTCACATCCCAGGGCCTAA
- a CDS encoding stage V sporulation protein AA: protein MPDQTIYLYLSSMVEISAEEQVLLGTLAEIEGNPYYKDKISKIPVKIDFDKQDGKKVLSSLFFIKLIHMYYPELSIQITGSSDLVIKKAERSLFPFHYFKLLYLPLVCILLFIGSGMAIINFHADVSMPTVHQQIFKMLTGEENANPLILQIPYSLGIGLGMTLFFNHFLKKRFNREPSPLEMEIFLYEENINKYVRAKEKNKNYHIDQDKNNGKE, encoded by the coding sequence ATGCCTGATCAGACGATTTATCTTTATCTTTCTTCCATGGTTGAAATTTCAGCGGAAGAACAGGTGTTGTTAGGGACATTGGCGGAAATAGAAGGGAATCCATACTACAAAGATAAAATAAGTAAAATACCTGTAAAAATAGACTTTGATAAACAGGATGGTAAAAAGGTGCTGTCCTCTCTGTTTTTCATAAAGTTAATTCATATGTATTACCCTGAACTGAGCATACAGATTACAGGAAGTTCAGATTTAGTGATAAAAAAGGCGGAGAGATCTTTGTTTCCTTTTCATTATTTTAAATTGTTATATCTGCCTTTAGTATGTATTCTGCTATTTATTGGTTCAGGGATGGCCATAATTAATTTTCATGCGGATGTCAGTATGCCAACGGTACATCAACAGATTTTCAAAATGTTGACCGGTGAAGAAAATGCAAATCCATTAATTCTCCAAATTCCTTATTCCCTGGGTATAGGTCTGGGTATGACTTTGTTTTTTAATCATTTTTTAAAAAAGCGATTTAATCGGGAACCCAGTCCCCTGGAAATGGAAATCTTTCTTTATGAGGAAAACATAAATAAATACGTTAGGGCAAAAGAAAAAAATAAAAATTATCATATTGACCAAGACAAAAATAATGGGAAAGAATAA
- a CDS encoding sigma-70 family RNA polymerase sigma factor, with product MDFEKEVMHNEDLFRKAQGGDVPSREKIVEMNMPLIKNLVKRFNFSREESEDLFQVGCIGLLKAVDRFDIGKKVKFSTYAVPVILGEIKMYLRKNSMIKASRALIVLSEQIKMKKEEFLRISGREPSLRELSEELKISREDIVMAMEVGLKPLSYDSCLVNGSTYQNDNLAATEIKEELMINRITLKSLLAGLPSVERNIIFLRFFEEKTQQEAAQKLGISQEQVSRLERKILKKLREAMNS from the coding sequence ATGGACTTTGAAAAGGAAGTTATGCATAACGAAGATTTATTTAGGAAAGCCCAAGGGGGAGATGTCCCCTCCCGGGAAAAAATAGTTGAAATGAATATGCCTTTGATTAAAAACCTGGTAAAAAGGTTTAATTTTTCTCGGGAAGAGTCGGAGGATCTTTTCCAGGTAGGTTGTATTGGACTGCTTAAAGCAGTAGACAGGTTTGATATTGGTAAAAAGGTTAAATTTTCAACCTATGCTGTTCCGGTAATTCTGGGGGAAATTAAGATGTACCTTCGGAAAAATAGTATGATTAAAGCCAGTAGAGCGCTGATTGTTTTATCTGAGCAGATTAAAATGAAAAAGGAAGAGTTTTTAAGAATATCAGGGAGGGAACCTTCTCTACGGGAACTTTCTGAAGAATTAAAGATATCCCGGGAAGACATTGTTATGGCCATGGAAGTTGGGTTGAAGCCTTTATCTTATGATTCTTGTTTAGTTAATGGCAGTACATATCAGAATGATAATTTGGCAGCCACAGAGATTAAGGAGGAATTGATGATTAATAGAATCACTTTAAAATCTCTCCTGGCTGGGTTACCTTCTGTTGAACGAAATATTATCTTTTTACGTTTTTTTGAAGAGAAAACTCAACAGGAGGCTGCTCAAAAATTAGGAATATCTCAAGAGCAGGTTTCCCGTTTGGAAAGGAAAATATTAAAAAAATTAAGAGAAGCTATGAATTCTTAA
- a CDS encoding STAS domain-containing protein: protein MKIELRASGEVLITSLQGELDHHTAQIFKDMVKEELHKRKVKYLVVDMSGLTFMDSSGIGALLGRLNQLKNKGGKVVVFGMQSQVKKVFYAGGMDKVIPCYEREEEAIVNLLRG from the coding sequence ATGAAAATTGAATTAAGAGCTTCAGGAGAGGTGCTGATAACCTCTTTACAGGGAGAATTGGACCATCATACTGCACAAATATTTAAGGACATGGTTAAGGAAGAATTACATAAAAGAAAGGTAAAATATTTGGTGGTAGATATGTCTGGTTTAACTTTTATGGACAGTTCAGGGATTGGAGCTTTACTGGGCCGATTAAATCAACTGAAAAATAAGGGTGGAAAGGTAGTGGTTTTTGGAATGCAGTCTCAGGTAAAAAAGGTATTTTATGCTGGAGGTATGGATAAGGTGATTCCTTGTTATGAAAGGGAAGAGGAAGCCATAGTAAATTTATTAAGGGGGTAG
- the spoIIM gene encoding stage II sporulation protein M: MYYRLKDLFYQYIKENLVYYILVVFLFFVGIIVGALVVKTIPSAQIEELNRHLSYYFVGFNKDNFLENQYILRESLGQNFKNLLMIWLLGSSIVGFPIIFFLLFLRGFVLGFTVGFLVDQIAVKGMFFAVVAILPHNIFIIPAMIIAGVTSVSFAFKIIKLRLGGRKFNFGQLFMSYSFTILLMGFLIITAGLIEAYITPVFIQFVIPLINM, encoded by the coding sequence ATGTACTATAGACTAAAAGATTTATTTTATCAATACATAAAAGAAAACCTTGTTTATTATATTTTGGTTGTATTTTTGTTTTTTGTAGGAATAATTGTCGGGGCACTGGTGGTAAAAACAATTCCTTCGGCACAGATAGAGGAATTAAATCGGCACCTGTCTTATTATTTTGTTGGTTTTAACAAAGATAATTTTTTAGAAAATCAGTATATATTAAGAGAGTCTTTGGGTCAAAATTTCAAAAATTTATTAATGATTTGGCTTTTAGGATCCTCTATAGTGGGTTTTCCAATTATTTTTTTTCTTCTTTTTTTAAGAGGGTTTGTTTTAGGTTTTACGGTGGGGTTTTTAGTGGATCAGATTGCTGTAAAAGGAATGTTTTTTGCAGTGGTGGCCATACTTCCTCATAATATCTTTATCATTCCCGCCATGATTATTGCAGGTGTTACCAGTGTTTCTTTTGCTTTTAAGATTATAAAACTTCGCCTCGGCGGCAGAAAATTTAATTTTGGTCAATTATTTATGAGTTACAGTTTCACAATTTTACTGATGGGTTTTCTTATTATAACGGCAGGGTTAATTGAAGCATATATTACACCGGTTTTTATCCAATTTGTGATTCCCTTAATTAACATGTAA
- a CDS encoding spore germination protein produces the protein MSLKLTEGKRISKKLDENLAFITEKLGVGVSFDVLIRQFKVGGKDVALVFVDGFGNGELITLIMQTLIATRREELCTRPYKKLFEERIPYMELSEVQQLDDLVKEVLAGPSALLIDGEDSAIILDTREYPVRQPEEPDIEKLTRGSRDGFVETLLFNVTLVRRRLRDPGFRAEVMQVGQRSKTDIAILYINDVVDPGLLKTVKSRIENIKVDGLPMAEKSVEEFIVEGKYNIFPQVRYTERPDVAAIHILEGHVVIIVDTSPSAMIAPATFFHHVQHAEEYRQSIPSGVYVRWIRFMGLFLSLFISPIWLLFSLEPQLLPQSLAFIGPEDPGLIPLTLQFIIAHLGIDLIRMATIHTPSPITVALGFIGAILVGDIAVQVGIFAPEIILYSAIVAIGMFSTPSWELSLAFRLIHLFLLLSTGFLKLPGLIGGTLIVFVLMALTKSFKTPYMWPLVPFNGSAMLDILFRRPVSLAGLRPEILKTGDSDRLPSDSKEDEPK, from the coding sequence ATGAGCTTAAAATTAACAGAAGGTAAAAGAATAAGTAAAAAACTAGACGAAAATTTGGCTTTTATTACGGAAAAGCTGGGTGTTGGGGTAAGTTTTGACGTTCTCATTCGTCAGTTTAAGGTGGGCGGCAAGGATGTTGCTCTGGTTTTTGTTGATGGTTTTGGCAATGGAGAGCTGATCACTTTAATTATGCAGACATTGATCGCTACTCGACGGGAAGAATTATGTACCCGGCCTTATAAGAAACTATTTGAAGAACGAATTCCTTACATGGAACTAAGTGAAGTTCAGCAGTTAGATGATCTGGTAAAAGAAGTCCTGGCTGGACCTTCGGCGCTGTTGATAGACGGTGAGGACAGTGCCATTATTTTAGACACCCGGGAATATCCCGTTCGGCAGCCTGAGGAGCCGGACATTGAAAAACTGACCAGGGGTTCCCGAGATGGATTTGTGGAGACGCTTTTGTTCAATGTAACCCTGGTGAGGAGAAGGCTGAGGGACCCCGGCTTCAGGGCTGAGGTTATGCAGGTGGGGCAGAGGTCAAAGACTGATATTGCAATTCTTTATATTAACGATGTAGTGGACCCAGGCTTACTTAAAACGGTAAAAAGCCGCATTGAGAATATAAAAGTAGACGGGCTGCCCATGGCTGAAAAATCTGTAGAGGAATTTATTGTAGAAGGAAAGTATAATATTTTCCCTCAGGTGAGGTATACGGAAAGGCCGGATGTGGCAGCTATTCATATCTTGGAGGGACATGTGGTCATTATTGTGGATACTTCTCCCTCGGCCATGATTGCCCCGGCTACATTTTTTCACCATGTTCAGCATGCGGAAGAATATCGGCAGAGCATACCCAGTGGTGTCTATGTACGCTGGATCCGTTTTATGGGCCTGTTTCTATCTTTATTTATTAGTCCTATATGGCTTTTATTTTCTTTAGAACCCCAGCTTTTACCTCAAAGCCTTGCTTTCATAGGACCGGAGGATCCCGGGCTCATTCCATTAACCCTGCAGTTTATTATAGCTCACCTGGGGATAGATTTAATACGAATGGCCACAATCCATACCCCTTCACCAATTACTGTGGCTTTGGGATTTATTGGAGCCATACTGGTAGGAGATATCGCAGTTCAGGTGGGCATTTTTGCCCCTGAGATAATTTTGTATAGTGCCATAGTGGCTATTGGGATGTTCTCAACCCCCAGTTGGGAACTGAGTCTGGCCTTTAGGCTGATACATCTTTTTCTGCTTTTGTCTACCGGATTTTTAAAGCTTCCCGGCTTGATTGGGGGAACTCTAATCGTATTTGTTTTAATGGCCCTTACTAAATCTTTTAAAACTCCTTATATGTGGCCTTTAGTTCCCTTTAATGGCAGTGCTATGCTGGATATCCTCTTCAGAAGACCGGTTTCTCTTGCCGGGCTCAGGCCCGAGATTCTAAAGACTGGTGATTCCGATAGACTTCCGTCAGACTCTAAAGAGGATGAACCCAAATAA
- a CDS encoding phosphopentomutase, with the protein MISRVLVIVLDGLGVGELPDAGEYGDEGSFTLGNISKALKGIDLPNLEAFGLGNIAPVQGIRLMDKPLACFGKMNEKSAGKDTITGHWEMAGLILNQPFPLFCQGFPEEIINSFEKAIGRKVIGNKAASGTIVIEELGEKHLVTGRPIVYTSADSVFQIAAHEEVVGVEILYKWCEKAREILKEDYAVGRVIARPFKGVPGAFTRTTGRKDYPLKPFEKTILDYIKEKGHQVISIGKIYDIFAGFGITQSFPTKGNKEGLEVIKKVLKSSSEGLVFANLVDFDMLYGHRNDPEGYYMALREFDDALPDLCNLLSPTDMIIITADHGCDPTMESTDHTREYVPLLVYGKNILQGVNLGVRETFADVAATLSEIFKIEGIKNGTSFAKEVVEKAGSR; encoded by the coding sequence ATGATTAGCCGTGTGTTAGTTATTGTGTTGGATGGATTAGGCGTAGGGGAGCTTCCTGATGCCGGTGAATATGGAGATGAAGGAAGTTTTACTCTAGGCAATATTTCTAAAGCATTGAAGGGAATTGATCTTCCTAATTTGGAGGCTTTCGGATTAGGGAACATAGCACCTGTTCAAGGCATAAGGCTGATGGATAAACCTCTGGCCTGTTTTGGTAAAATGAATGAAAAGTCTGCGGGGAAAGATACTATTACCGGCCATTGGGAGATGGCTGGTTTAATTTTAAATCAGCCTTTTCCATTATTCTGCCAGGGTTTTCCTGAGGAAATAATTAATTCCTTTGAAAAAGCCATTGGCAGGAAAGTTATTGGAAACAAAGCGGCTTCCGGAACTATTGTGATTGAGGAATTGGGTGAAAAACACCTGGTTACCGGCAGGCCTATTGTGTATACTTCAGCGGACAGCGTGTTCCAGATTGCAGCTCATGAGGAAGTGGTCGGAGTGGAAATTCTGTACAAATGGTGTGAAAAAGCCCGGGAAATCTTAAAGGAGGATTATGCCGTAGGGAGAGTTATTGCCCGTCCCTTTAAAGGAGTTCCGGGAGCTTTTACCCGGACTACCGGGCGAAAGGATTATCCCCTTAAACCCTTTGAAAAAACCATCCTGGATTACATAAAAGAAAAAGGACATCAGGTAATTTCCATTGGGAAAATATATGATATATTTGCCGGTTTTGGTATTACTCAATCATTTCCCACCAAAGGAAATAAAGAAGGCCTGGAAGTAATTAAGAAGGTTTTGAAATCTTCTTCAGAGGGATTGGTATTTGCTAACCTGGTGGACTTTGATATGCTTTACGGACACCGCAATGACCCTGAAGGCTATTATATGGCTTTGAGGGAATTTGATGATGCCCTTCCTGATTTATGTAACCTTTTAAGTCCTACGGATATGATAATTATAACTGCAGACCACGGGTGTGATCCTACCATGGAGAGTACAGATCATACTCGGGAATATGTACCTTTATTAGTTTATGGAAAAAACATATTACAGGGGGTAAACTTGGGAGTTAGGGAAACCTTTGCCGATGTGGCGGCAACGTTATCTGAGATATTTAAAATTGAAGGAATAAAAAATGGTACTAGTTTTGCAAAGGAAGTTGTAGAAAAGGCGGGCAGCAGATGA
- a CDS encoding pyrimidine-nucleoside phosphorylase translates to MNAYQIILKKREGKKINKQEIEFLLGGYVKGWIADYQMAAFLMAVYFQGMSDEELTEFTEVMAHSGEIINLSSIAGVKVDKHSTGGVGDKTTLVLAPLAAAAGIPVAKMSGRGLGHTGGTIDKLRALEGFEVHLSREEFIDRVLDNGLCIVGQTDNLVPADKQLYALRDVTATVDSIPLIASSIMSKKYASGTDALVLDVKMGAGAFMKTLSEAQDLAESMVRIGTRLGVKTAAFITDMNQPLGRTVGNALEMKEVLLTLRGEGPLDLTNLCLKLGSCMLVLGGKEDHLELAEARLKEILYSGRALEKFISFVKKQGGSIQGIEDVELLPRAGMIQDFKAQTEGFVQEVDAFKVGMAAMTLGAGREKKEDKIDLAVGVELFKKIGERVKKGETLFRIHSNSEKKFEAAIELLKEALVISVDEPLIPPLIYDYITGE, encoded by the coding sequence ATGAATGCATACCAAATAATTTTAAAAAAAAGAGAAGGAAAAAAAATTAACAAGCAGGAGATAGAGTTTTTACTGGGGGGATATGTAAAAGGATGGATTGCCGATTACCAGATGGCAGCTTTCTTGATGGCTGTTTATTTTCAAGGCATGAGTGATGAAGAATTGACAGAATTCACTGAAGTGATGGCTCATTCTGGTGAAATTATTAATCTATCCTCCATTGCCGGTGTAAAGGTGGATAAACACAGTACCGGGGGAGTAGGGGATAAAACTACACTGGTTCTGGCTCCTCTGGCGGCTGCGGCAGGCATTCCTGTGGCCAAGATGTCCGGCAGGGGGTTAGGCCACACCGGGGGCACCATAGATAAGCTGAGGGCCTTGGAGGGTTTTGAGGTGCATCTTTCCCGGGAGGAGTTCATAGACAGAGTGCTGGATAATGGTTTATGTATTGTCGGTCAGACGGACAACCTGGTTCCTGCCGACAAACAGTTATATGCCCTGCGGGATGTAACGGCCACGGTGGACAGCATCCCTTTGATTGCCAGTTCCATCATGAGTAAAAAATATGCTTCCGGAACTGATGCCCTGGTGTTAGATGTAAAAATGGGTGCCGGAGCTTTTATGAAAACTTTATCTGAAGCTCAAGACCTGGCGGAAAGTATGGTAAGAATCGGAACCAGGCTGGGAGTGAAAACGGCAGCCTTTATTACGGATATGAACCAACCCTTGGGAAGAACCGTGGGAAATGCTCTGGAGATGAAAGAAGTGTTGCTGACTTTACGGGGAGAGGGGCCCTTGGATCTGACAAATTTATGTTTAAAATTAGGATCCTGTATGCTGGTGCTGGGCGGAAAAGAAGATCACCTGGAATTGGCGGAGGCAAGGTTGAAGGAGATTCTCTATTCAGGTAGAGCCCTGGAAAAGTTTATATCCTTTGTTAAAAAGCAGGGAGGAAGTATACAGGGAATAGAGGATGTGGAACTTTTGCCCAGGGCGGGTATGATTCAAGATTTTAAGGCTCAGACCGAGGGTTTTGTGCAGGAGGTTGATGCTTTTAAGGTAGGCATGGCGGCCATGACACTGGGGGCCGGCAGGGAAAAGAAAGAAGATAAGATAGATTTAGCTGTAGGGGTTGAACTGTTTAAAAAAATAGGGGAAAGAGTAAAAAAAGGGGAAACACTATTTAGAATTCATAGCAATTCTGAGAAGAAATTTGAGGCTGCTATAGAGTTACTGAAAGAGGCTTTGGTTATATCTGTAGATGAACCCTTAATTCCTCCTCTAATATATGATTATATAACTGGGGAGTAG
- the spoIIAB gene encoding anti-sigma F factor gives MKNIMKLEILSKSQNESFARIVVAAFASQLDPTLEEINEIKTAVSEAVTNAVIHAYPNKTGLIVIKGVLFEEGLEVEITDSGIGIENVEKAREPLYTTIPDQERSGMGFTLMEKFMDGLEVLSEKNKGTTIKMTKRILNKMNNYSN, from the coding sequence ATGAAAAATATTATGAAATTAGAAATTTTAAGCAAGTCTCAAAATGAATCCTTTGCCAGAATAGTGGTGGCTGCGTTTGCCTCTCAACTGGATCCTACCTTAGAAGAGATAAACGAAATAAAAACTGCCGTATCTGAAGCTGTCACCAATGCGGTGATTCATGCTTATCCGAATAAAACCGGCTTAATTGTCATTAAGGGAGTACTGTTTGAAGAGGGGTTAGAAGTGGAAATAACAGACAGTGGAATAGGTATAGAAAATGTGGAAAAAGCCCGTGAACCCCTGTATACTACCATCCCAGATCAGGAGCGTTCCGGGATGGGATTTACATTGATGGAAAAATTTATGGATGGATTAGAAGTGCTGTCAGAAAAAAACAAAGGCACTACTATTAAGATGACTAAGAGGATTTTAAATAAGATGAATAATTATTCCAATTAG
- a CDS encoding stage V sporulation protein AB, which produces MDRIILMMIIGLAEGIVVGTALVAFLTILDIVPRLAQLTGTGDRCLFFEYSITLGAVLGTLATFLEWNIVTPIFLVVIVGLLMGVFVGMLAAALTEVLNVLPILSKRLGLQGELSRLVTAMVFGKVMGSLFYWLVPGLW; this is translated from the coding sequence ATGGACAGAATAATATTAATGATGATTATTGGCCTGGCGGAGGGAATCGTGGTGGGAACAGCATTGGTAGCTTTTCTTACAATTCTGGACATCGTTCCTCGGCTGGCCCAGTTGACGGGGACAGGAGATAGGTGCCTTTTTTTTGAGTATTCCATAACTTTGGGAGCAGTGCTTGGTACTCTTGCCACATTTTTAGAATGGAATATTGTTACACCCATTTTCTTGGTCGTGATTGTAGGCTTGTTAATGGGAGTTTTCGTGGGAATGTTGGCCGCAGCGTTAACAGAAGTTCTGAATGTTCTCCCTATACTATCTAAAAGATTGGGTCTTCAAGGAGAATTATCCAGGCTTGTGACCGCTATGGTATTCGGGAAAGTTATGGGCTCTTTGTTTTATTGGTTAGTCCCCGGGCTGTGGTAA
- a CDS encoding D-alanyl-D-alanine carboxypeptidase family protein, translating to MIKRKHLSMVLIMLLLVGFIGRVSSQEADFDFKAESALLVDATTGEVIFEKNMHEIVYPASITKIMTLLLCMEALESGKISMEDEVVISDRAAAMGGSQIFLSPGNVVTVEDLLIGISVGSGNDASVAIAEHLAGSLEGFVDMMNQRASQLGMNNTWFENACGLHVEGHHSTAYDIMLMSRALLEYPQVHEWFTIWMDEEFLKGKISEEGVFLSNTNRMVRYYSGCDGLKTGYTSPAGHCVSATAQRDNTRFISIIMNAPDSKTRFAEAQTLLDYAFANYKTVHIAEKNDVMAKVQLEKGTDTHVNLVLAEKVGILLKKTDEQDFKTEIKITHSLEAPIEIGEKLGKLVVLGNGKEAVKEDLLAEKEVPRASIFQIYKRILSKWVQFGR from the coding sequence ATGATTAAAAGAAAACATTTATCTATGGTTCTGATTATGCTGTTACTGGTTGGATTTATTGGCCGGGTATCATCCCAGGAGGCGGATTTTGATTTTAAAGCAGAATCTGCATTGCTGGTGGATGCCACCACAGGAGAAGTTATATTTGAGAAGAATATGCATGAGATTGTATATCCGGCCAGCATAACCAAAATTATGACCCTGCTGCTTTGCATGGAGGCATTGGAAAGCGGTAAAATAAGTATGGAGGATGAGGTTGTCATAAGCGATCGGGCCGCTGCTATGGGAGGGTCCCAAATATTTTTAAGTCCGGGAAATGTGGTAACGGTGGAAGACCTTTTAATTGGCATTTCCGTAGGTTCTGGAAACGATGCTTCAGTAGCCATTGCTGAACATTTAGCGGGATCTTTAGAAGGATTTGTAGATATGATGAACCAAAGGGCTTCTCAATTAGGAATGAATAATACCTGGTTTGAAAATGCCTGTGGGCTTCATGTGGAGGGGCATCATTCCACAGCCTATGATATTATGCTCATGTCCAGGGCTTTGTTAGAATATCCTCAGGTGCATGAATGGTTTACTATCTGGATGGATGAGGAGTTTTTAAAGGGCAAAATAAGTGAAGAAGGGGTATTCTTAAGCAATACCAACCGTATGGTTCGCTATTATTCCGGTTGTGATGGTTTAAAAACAGGATATACCAGCCCGGCGGGTCATTGTGTATCAGCTACAGCCCAAAGGGATAATACAAGGTTTATCTCAATCATCATGAATGCTCCGGACAGCAAGACCCGTTTTGCTGAAGCACAAACACTATTAGATTATGCTTTTGCCAATTATAAAACAGTACACATAGCTGAAAAGAACGATGTCATGGCAAAAGTCCAACTGGAAAAAGGCACAGATACTCACGTTAACCTGGTGCTGGCGGAGAAAGTAGGAATACTGCTAAAAAAGACAGATGAACAGGACTTTAAAACGGAGATTAAAATAACCCATTCGCTGGAAGCTCCCATTGAGATAGGAGAAAAGCTGGGAAAGTTGGTTGTCTTAGGGAATGGAAAAGAAGCTGTCAAGGAAGACCTGCTGGCAGAAAAAGAAGTGCCTCGAGCTTCCATCTTTCAAATATATAAAAGAATTCTGTCAAAGTGGGTTCAGTTTGGACGATAA